Proteins encoded in a region of the Anopheles aquasalis chromosome 2, idAnoAquaMG_Q_19, whole genome shotgun sequence genome:
- the LOC126569795 gene encoding probable Rho GTPase-activating protein CG5521 isoform X2, with protein sequence MFTKKTNIDLKKSTQKIQDSKKDSAARLRHLKTILEHVDSDEAKNLFEANYSHVYYILYDTFVQAEANLKQRVHKTHREELDGSLWLLSKILCLLPELVQRRWQCHSLGRILAKLLHYGNSVKLRREGVKYFLLWYQALGDNAPPFVHGMFTELVPGLSVPLRGKGREVIGPIPGDTEFIATDLLNHPNLKGELGGSVFHDTSATHPVKSPEIQPLIPPSSSERSAPPDPRDGLEILLDCMVQSCGCLKWRDNSPQRHIRTFNFLLTKFREQYLPVFCPSFDYSTSVYEPKLDLPVVRNVSKREEVMSSCVVVLVIWIAKYTHERHVSSKLEQVLSIDDEPSAVGGIGGTGAGGGSTSAASTGGGSSGVASDHTTSLLSNLRHLGYTQTQLVRDVLYSSRETVNFVHEIYRQAFLMAFTSKSQIEAMRIAISVYRDWMSSIPPPPFLLEPELEALPVVVSSGDPSMPSQTMPPPTIGVGRPGSQRLRTDSYLGAMMPTKDGQGSIRAGLQNVLQVFVTNAVNVFMVNTAHLNMHFQSKTNADGFATPLDEQTDICKRVLNIYRTMVMKTRMEARTWEQLLLVLLQVTSVILQNSPPNAKRNNLGGRLAQPIFQTLIVTWIRAHTNVPVNAALWDRFLKVLSSLTHREELIVEWDKTMQTLTRVLARQVYNINLSDLPLDRLAEQKGKRKRGTPSSGWVAANQGGATGSTVTTASLTGATITGTGAAGGGVASMAGATSTDVSFSNGSHGGTGAGGGSSAGGGQRGVSNKNILLDDQGRPITRLSSGGRSSIPGTPSLNRSYSEGSLLLAAPFRKSRARRRLRNGGGPSGTVGREQQSTAANDHSFVRMLSNTSTFLSISSENLEMASFSECHDASILSSGVGGGGGGAGAATSNGGIGRRAVSLDSVRPVSGGDASGKKSAEDDGSGYHHRSVAGAGTGGSRSPSPTASSGIESGSIKDSPMQLADALTADSSSIDTQDDPQSFGGSSTSMGGMSSADRRSILAGGTARGWLPDVAAVMWRRMLGALGDVNKILNPKLHAQVYQYLVNMTESLIKIRMNQGITIEGGTATVPLPAPLPGTAHLVPPIALVAPWCYGALALDAQYAQGKLYAMQLLCTIVQSGASLGNDQLPLFYHALHQALTGEDRAMAYTALRYLGGPRFLSLLLPGHTLLLLDLVHAATVVLTSSETGPHAPRAQVAGLLGSLLCFPRTSLPGPVLQPSEPHIDLMECPDLQEHVLNVVLRCARREPTAKARCIAIASLGQWILQNLTNPSPSAASGNSDGHRFAQKVPHHVSEAHQQRSSHSAATVNPRIREAFQVILQALQFKHHTIARLASETLKLCAEQGRRIEQIERLPQLIIDTVCLSLDIHNVPHPKDTDKTVLTSLLLTLGELCMSFSVATLQQPKHHDSTEPLILTVFRILYKIATGLQNGERIKLFTTDEDFDSSISVDDVRESPVGEAGGGYQTAETIASCQSAIRLCAKTVAMHLITNLGHFPMGIGATRLSSLVDEQDDLLLPPSVGAGNGAASTGTTVSAGGVVLLQRENSIAGTRGTDSMELGASHVLSSPNLQLLMLSPELVASFIELPSLRLPGGGATAGLLTANRQVRLLLRDLNGKACWDASILYKEPSVSPPAAGGTERIVAKGEATDRHTFHTAAAVSRHYAHVGVVGAGGVGGGGGGGSGGSSGGQSPVGTARHFASGSASIDPLMSTAIGLPMTHGPRHTLRHRPVHQLPVAKDLAPDLDQLDDLLQYIGYTSPECLDCTEIPLNTAGPSPLGAALEAQTISIILNQRTIEAEAVTRLHGQSETLMLMAMGGGSSSFPGANGSSGGSVGGSTSGYGSYPMSGAHCHSYTEESPSQGGYSVVGNGTIARSGGLHGNDTTMTTATTAATSSKPPFQLGRILFNQLGLAGWERRKRTHLLQRTDKLLRELRNLDNQKCRETHKMAVIYVANGQEDKNNILRNACGSSTYEMFVSALGWEVELESHHGFLGGLPRQGCGQTAPYYATPFLEVIYHVATRMPTDTPEAILNKTRHLGNDEVHIVWSEHNRDYRRDILPTEFCDVLIVIYPLKSGLFRVTVNKKPDVPWFGPLSDEMVVGGACLASLVRASAINASRAKRSSLSLYQQYYEERNRSLETVAQRHRENSTFEEFTARVFSPIMPQSIAGGGGGAGMGVGGPIASGTNAPAPLAAALIDHHSRVPSKTWIHHPEMVATAREVTQQTLASVSLDQPSPRPLRKLHPFKAAPKTKSHQHPGGVTSLSSGGQGGPVGYGVPPSSSSSVGLGSGMAASNSSNTPPESPTLPGRKVK encoded by the exons ATGTTCACCAAGAAGACGAATATCGATCTGAAAAAGTCGACCCAAAAGATTCAAGACAGCAAAAAAGATTCGGCCGCCCGTTTAAGGCACCTCAAGACGATACTCG AGCACGTGGACAGCGATGAGGCGAAGAATCTGTTCGAAGCCAACTACAGCCACGTCTACTACATCCTCTACGATACGTTCGTTCAGGCAGAGGCGAATCTTAAGCAGCGTG TACACAAAACGCACCGCGAGGAACTGGATGGATCGTTATGGTTGCTGAGTAAGATCCTGTGCCTACTGCCGGAATTGGTACAGCGACGATGGCAGTGCCACTCGCTCGGCCGCATCCTGGCGAAGCTGCTACACTACGGCAACAGTGTAAAGTTGCGCCGCGAAGGTGTCAAGTATTTTCTCCTCTGGTATCAAGCGCTGGGCGACAATGCACCGCCCTTTGTGCACGGAATGTTCACCGAGCTGGTGCCGGGGCTGAGCGTACCCCTGCGAGGCAAGGGCCGCGAAGTGATCGGACCGATACCGGGTGACACTGAGTTCATCGCTACCGATCTGCTTAACCATCCAAATCTCAAAGGTGAACTCGGTGGCTCAGTGTTTCACGATACGTCCGCCACACACCCCGTCAAGTCGCCGGAAATACAGCCTCTCATTCCGCCCAGCTCGAGTGAACGGTCGGCACCGCCGGATCCACGCGATGGGCTAGAAATATTGCTCGACTGCATGGTGCAGTCCTGCGGATGCCTGAAATGGCGCGATAACAGTCCCCAGCGTCACATCCGGACGTTCAACTTTCTGCTGACCAAGTTCCGCGAGCAGTATTTGCCGGTGTTTTGTCCCTCGTTCGATTACAGCACGTCCGTGTACGAGCCAAAGCTGGATCTCCCGGTCGTGCGTAACGTTTCGAAGCGTGAAGAAGTCATGAGCtcgtgtgtggtggtgctcgttATCTGGATAGCGAAGTATACGCACGAACGGCACGTTAGCAGCAAGCTCGAGCAGGTGCTCTCGATCGACGATGAACCATCGGCGGTTGGTGGGATCGGTGGAACAGGAGCAGGTGGTGGTTCTACGTCCGCTGcgtccaccggtggtggatcaTCCGGTGTCGCCTCGGATCATACCACGAGCCTGCTGTCGAATCTGCGCCATCTGGGCTACACGCAGACACAGCTCGTACGCGATGTGCTGTACTCGAGCCGTGAAACGGTCAACTTTGTACACGAAATCTATCGGCAAGCGTTCCTGATGGCCTTCACCTCCAAGTCGCAGATCGAAGCGATGCGCATTGCCATCTCGGTGTACCGTGATTGGATGAGCagcattccaccaccgccttTCCTGCTAGAACCGGAACTTGAAGCTCTCCCGGTGGTCGTCAGTTCCGGAGATCCTTCGATGCCGTCGCAAACAATGCCACCGCCGACGATCGGTGTCGGCCGTCCCGGTAGCCAGCGATTGCGTACGGATTCGTACCTTGGCGCGATGATGCCCACGAAGGATGGCCAGGGTTCCATTCGTGCTGGACTGCAGAACGTGCTGCAGGTGTTTGTGACGAACGCCGTGAACGTGTTTATGGTCAACACGGCCCATCTGAACATGCACTTTCAGTCGAAGACGAACGCGGACGGGTTTGCGACACCGCTCGATGAGCAGACGGACATCTGCAAGCGCGTCCTCAACATCTATCgtacgatggtgatgaaaacGCGCATGGAAGCACGAACCTGGGAACAGTTGCTGCTCGTACTGCTGCAGGTGACGTCGGTGATTCTGCAAAACTCACCACCAAACGCAAAGCGCAACAATCTCGGTGGGCGCCTGGCACAACCCATCTTTCAGACGCTGATCGTAACGTGGATCCGAGCGCACACGAATGTACCGGTGAATGCCGCGCTTTGGGATCGCTTTCTCAAGGTGCTCTCCTCGCTGACGCATCGTGAAGAGCTGATTGTCGAGTGGGACAAGACGATGCAAACGCTTACGCGCGTGCTCGCACGCCAGGTTTACAACATAAATCTCTCCGATCTGCCGCTGGATCGATTGGCggaacagaaaggaaaacggaagcgTGGCACACCTTCTTCCGGTTGGGTAGCAGCAAATCAAGGTGGCGCCACGGGATCAACGGTTACGACGGCGTCTCTTACTGGTGCGACTATCACGGGTACTGGTGCGGCTGGTGGCGGGGTAGCAAGCATGGCTGGTGCTACTTCCACGGATGTAAGCTTCTCGAACGGAAGCCATGGTGGTACCGGAGCCGGTGGTGGCTcgtctgccggtggtggacaaCGCGGTGTGAGCAATAAGAACATCCTGCTCGACGATCAGGGACGACCGATCACACGGCTATCATCAGGTGGACGTAGCAGCATACCCGGCACACCGTCACTGAATCGAAGCTACAGTGAGGGAAGCCTTTTGCTAGCGGCTCCATTCCGCAAGTCACGCGCACGTCGACGTCTtcgcaatggtggtggtccaagCGGAACGGTCGGTCGAGAACAGCAATCGACGGCGGCCAATGATCACTCCTTTGTGCGAATGTTATCCAACACGTCCACATTCCTGAGCATTAGTAGTGAGAACTTGGAAATGGCTTCGTTCTCTGAATGTCACGACGCCTCCATACTGAGTAGTGgtgtaggaggaggaggaggaggagctggtgctgctactagcaATGGTGGTATTGGCCGGCGAGCTGTGTCGCTGGATTCTGTTCGCCCCGtctctggtggtgatgcatcGGGAAAGAAGAGCGCCGAAGATGATGGCAGCGGTTATCACCATCGCAGTGTAGCTGGTGCAGGAACTGGTGGATCGCGCAGTCCTTCTCCGACGGCTTCCAGCGGAATCGAGAGTGGTTCGATCAAGGATTCGCCGATGCAGCTAGCGGATGCGCTCACGGCCGACAGTTCCAGCATCGATACCCAGGATGATCCACAGTCGTTCGGTGGTTCGTCCACCTCGATGGGTGGCATGTCGTCggctgatcgtcgatcgatcttAGCTGGTGGTACGGCCCGCGGATGGTTACCGGATGTGGCGGCCGTAATGTGGCGCCGGATGCTCGGTGCGCTGGGCGACGTGAACAAGATTCTCAATCCAAAGCTGCACGCCCAGGTCTACCAGTATCTGGTGAACATGACGGAGAGTTTGATAAAAATTCGCATGAACCAAGGCATCACGATCGAGGGTGGTACGGCAACGGTACCACTACCGGCCCCACTCCCTGGCACGGCCCATTTGGTGCCACCGATTGCTCTGGTAGCTCCGTGGTGCTACGGTGCACTAGCACTCGATGCGCAGTACGCTCAGGGCAAGCTGTACGCAATGCAGCTGCTCTGTACGATCGTACAGAGTGGCGCTTCGCTCGGCAACGATCAGTTACCGTTGTTCTATCATGCCCTGCACCAGGCACTCACCGGAGAAGATCGTGCGATGGCGTACACGGCGCTACGGTACCTTGGAGGGCCACGTTTCCTGAGTTTGCTCCTTCCGGGTCACacactgctgttgctcgatcTAGTGCACGCGGCGACGGTCGTGTTAACTTCGTCCGAAACGGGACCTCACGCTCCACGGGCACAGGTAGCGGGATTGTTGGGTTCGTTACTTTGTTTCCCACGTACCTCGCTGCCAGGACCGGTGCTGCAACCGTCCGAACCGCACATCGATCTGATGGAGTGTCCTGACTTGCAGGAGCACGTGCTCAACGTCGTCCTACGCTGTGCACGTCGTGAACCTACGGCAAAGGCACGGTGCATTGCCATCGCCTCGCTTGGTCAGTGGATACTGCAGAATTTGACgaatccatcgccatcggctgCCAGTGGGAACAGCGATGGACATCGATTTGCGCAAAAAGTGCCGCACCATGTTAGCGAAGCGCATCAGCAACGATCATCGCACTCAGCAGCCACAGTCAATCCACGAATCCGGGAGGCATTCCAAGTGATCCTGCAGGCACTTCAGTTTAAACACCATACGATCGCTCGGCTCGCATCGGAAACGCTGAAGCTGTGCGCCGAACAGGGGCGCCGGATTGAGCAGATCGAAAGGTTGCCCCAGCTCATCATCGATACCGTGTGCCTGTCGCTCGACATTCACAACGTACCGCACCCGAAGGATACGGATAAAACGGTACTGACGTCGCTGCTGCTTACGCTCGGTGAGCTGTGCATGTCCTTCTCCGTCGCTACGCTGCAACAACCGAAGCATCACGATTCAACGGAACCGCTCATACTGACCGTGTTTCGTATTCTGTACAAAATCGCCACTGGACTGCAGAATGGCGAGCGCATCAAGCTGTTCACCACCGACGAGGACTTTGATTCGAGCATCTCGGTGGATGATGTGCGTGAAAGCCCGGTCGGTGAAGCGGGTGGCGGATATCAGACGGCGGAAACGATTGCCAGCTGCCAGTCGGCCATTAGGCTGTGTGCGAAGACGGTCGCCATGCATCTGATCACCAACTTGGGCCACTTCCCGATGGGCATCGGAGCGACGCGCCTTAGCTCGCTGGTGGACGAACAGGATGatctgttgctgccaccgtcggtTGGTGCCGGTAATGGAGCAGCTAGCACCGGAACCACGGTCAGTGCTGGGGGagtggtgttgctgcagcgTGAAAACTCTATCGCGGGTACACGTGGCACCGATTCGATGGAACTGGGAGCCTCCCATGTACTTTCTTCGCCGAACTTACAGCTGCTAATGTTAAGCCCGGAGCTCGTCGCGAGTTTCATTGAGTTACCATCGCTACGGTTACCGGGCGGTGGAGCAACGGCTGGCCTACTCACAGCCAACCGGCAGGTACGGCTGTTACTACGAGACCTAAACGGAAAGGCCTGCTGGGATGCATCGATACTGTACAAAGAGCCGTCAGTATCGCCACCGGCTGCAGGTGGTACCGAACGGATAGTGGCCAAAGGTGAGGCCACGGATCGCCACACATTCCATACGGCAGCAGCCGTTTCCCGGCACTATGCCCATGTAGGCGTCGTTGGTgcaggtggtgttggtggtggaggtggtggtggaagtggcgGCAGTAGTGGCGGTCAAAGCCCCGTTGGAACGGCACGCCATTTCGCCAGTGGTAGCgcctcgatcgatccgctCATGTCAACGGCGATCGGTTTACCGATGACACACGGTCCACGCCATACGCTTCGCCACCGCCCGGTCCATCAGTTGCCGGTTGCAAAAGATTTGGCACCGGATTTGGATCAACTGGATGAT CTTCTGCAATACATCGGTTACACAAGTCCCGAATGTTTGGATTGTACGGAAATACCACTGAATACGGCTGGACCAAGCCCGCTAGGTGCCGCTTTGGAGGCTCAAACCATCTCAATCATTCTCAATCAACGGACGATTGAAGCCGAAGCCGTAACACGGCTGCACGGGCAAAGTGAaacactgatgctgatggcgatgggtggtggttcaTCCTCTTTCCCTGGAGCGAATGGTAGTAGCGGTGGCAGTGTCGGTGGTAGTACGAGTGGCTACGGGAGTTATCCAATGTCCGGCGCCCACTGCCATTCGTACACGGAAGAATCTCCATCACAAGGCGGCTATTCAGTAGTAGGCAATGGGACGATTGCGCGCAGTGGCGGGTTGCATGGCAATGAcactacgatgacgacggcaacAACTGCGGCGACATCGTCGAAACCGCCATTCCAGCTTGGACGCATCCTGTTCAACCAGCTAGGTTTGGCCGGCTGGGAGCGGCGCAAGCGTACGCATCTGCTCCAGCGCACCGATAAACTGTTGCGCGAGCTACGCAATCTCGATAATCAAAAGTGCCGCGAAACGCACAAAATGGCTGTGATTTACGTTGCAAACGGACAGGAGGACAAGAACAATATTCTACGCAATGCCTGCGGCAGCAGTACTTACGAGATGTTCGTGTCGGCGCTTGGCTGGGAGGTGGAGCTGGAATCACACCATGGCTTTCTTGGTGGGTTACCGCGCCAGGGATGTGGCCAAACGGCACCGTACTACGCGACACCGTTCCTGGAGGTGATCTATCACGTTGCGACCCGCATGCCGACCGACACACCCGAGGCGATACTGAACAAAACGCGTCACCTTGGCAACGACGAGGTGCACATCGTGTGGAGCGAACATAATCGCGACTATCGGCGCGACATTCTGCCAACCGAGTTCTGTGACGTGCTAATCGTCATCTACCCGCTGAAGAGTGGTCTGTTCCGGGTGACGGTGAACAAAAAACCGGACGTACCCTGGTTTGGTCCACTGTCCGACGAGATGGTTGTGGGGGGTGCATGTCTCGCGAGTCTGGTGCGTGCTTCGGCGATTAACGCGAGTCGCGCGAAACGTAGCTCGCTCTCACTCTACCAACAGTA TTATGAAGAGCGCAACAGATCGCTAGAGACGGTAGCACAACGGCATCGGGAAAACAGTACATTCGAAGAGTTCACGGCACGCGTTTTCAGCCCAATTATGCCACAGAGCATTgcaggtggtggcggcggtgctggtATGGGTGTGGGAGGACCGATTGCTTCTGGCACAAACGCGCCAGCACCATTGGCAGCCGCACTGATTGACCATCACAGTCGTGTCCCGTCCAAAA CATGGATACATCACCCGGAAATGGTAGCGACGGCTCGCGAGGTAACACAGCAAACGCTCGCTTCCGTGTCGTTGGATCAACCGTCCCCGAGACCGTTGCGCAAGTTGCATCCCTTCAAGGCAGCACCGAAGACAAAATCACATCAACACCCGGGTGGCGTTACATCATTGTCATCCGGCGGACAGGGTGGGCCGGTTGGGTATGGCGTACCGccgtcctcctcatcatcggtGGGACTAGGCAGTGGCATGGCGgcctccaacagcagcaataccCCACCGGAAAGCCCTACTCTTCCGGGGCGCAAGGTGAAATGA